In Luteimonas sp. MC1750, the following proteins share a genomic window:
- a CDS encoding acyltransferase has translation MPQPEPALRAPDLPLQIPSLDGMRAVSIMLVLFAHAASTRGFPEFFDRESFTSLGNVGVRFFFVISGFLITTLLLRDLDRHGHVRLPLFYKRRALRILPAALAYIGVIWAAYMAGLIDLRYQHLSDTQATSAVPGLLHALSFTYNYKLDYNWYFNHLWSLSVEEQFYLLWPFTLAWLGLARGARVALAALLVVPFIRLGMHLSGEWPELALSRNFQAVCDSIATGCLGAIFFNAMSTRRAFAWLTGWPAIPIAGACIAIGYGSALFSRPIAYVAGQSLANLGILLLLLHVITRPRDLAGRILNTGPMVAIGVLSYSLYLWQEPFLYFRGTGWATAFPQNIVLTFIAAYACHRLVEKPFLAIKQRLGTKPVAPATPDPATPA, from the coding sequence ATGCCCCAGCCTGAGCCTGCGCTGCGCGCGCCGGACCTGCCGCTGCAGATCCCGTCGCTGGACGGCATGCGCGCGGTGTCGATCATGCTCGTGCTGTTCGCTCATGCGGCCTCGACGCGCGGGTTCCCGGAGTTCTTCGACCGCGAAAGCTTCACGTCACTGGGCAACGTCGGCGTGCGCTTCTTCTTCGTGATCTCCGGCTTCCTGATCACCACGCTGCTGCTGCGCGACCTCGACCGTCACGGCCATGTGCGCCTGCCGCTGTTCTACAAGCGCCGGGCGCTGCGCATCCTTCCGGCGGCACTGGCGTACATCGGGGTGATCTGGGCCGCGTACATGGCCGGGCTGATCGACCTGCGCTACCAGCACCTGTCCGACACCCAGGCGACAAGCGCGGTGCCGGGGCTGCTGCACGCGCTCAGCTTCACCTACAACTACAAGCTCGACTACAACTGGTACTTCAACCACCTGTGGTCGCTGTCGGTCGAGGAACAGTTCTACCTGCTGTGGCCGTTCACCCTGGCGTGGCTGGGGCTGGCGCGCGGGGCAAGGGTCGCGCTTGCCGCGCTGCTGGTGGTGCCCTTCATCCGCCTGGGCATGCACCTGTCGGGCGAGTGGCCCGAGCTCGCGCTGAGCCGCAACTTCCAGGCCGTGTGCGATTCCATCGCGACCGGCTGCCTGGGGGCGATCTTCTTCAATGCCATGTCCACCCGGCGCGCGTTCGCCTGGCTCACCGGCTGGCCGGCGATCCCGATCGCGGGTGCCTGCATCGCCATCGGCTACGGCTCCGCGCTGTTCTCGCGGCCGATCGCCTATGTCGCCGGCCAGTCGCTGGCCAACCTCGGCATCCTGCTGCTGCTCCTGCACGTGATCACGCGCCCGCGGGATCTTGCGGGGCGGATCCTCAACACCGGGCCGATGGTCGCGATCGGGGTGCTGAGCTACTCGCTGTACCTGTGGCAGGAGCCGTTCCTCTACTTCCGCGGCACCGGCTGGGCGACGGCCTTCCCGCAGAACATCGTGCTGACCTTCATCGCCGCGTACGCCTGCCATCGCCTGGTCGAGAAGCCCTTCCTCGCCATCAAGCAGCGCCTCGGCACCAAGCCGGTGGCGCCGGCCACGCCAGACCCGGCGACACCGGCGTGA
- a CDS encoding O-antigen ligase family protein: MFALYLIMLVLVLLKPVEAFAPELAGLRIAMVLSLLVFALALGSAMRTGEMAIRGRHVLVLSGLTASVVMSQVAQGWLGGASQAFTDFMPSVLLFLTTVMVVTTMSRLKATCTLIVLCMVALSIAGIAAYHWGFMVQDLVIREGSSSAVDHLAVYDGTLAPAHDRTGTSLWRIRSWGFLSDPNDLAQMIVVALTVMFGARMDGQGVRNLLRIWLPAAILVYALWLTRSRGGMLGLGVVLAYAMLQRTGPVRAGIVASLFALAAIATGATGGRGYSADEASAGGRIDAWSEGLTMLGHNPVFGVGYGNFTQHHAYTAHNSFVLAFSELGLVGYMFWLALLVLAFRELAVARRMSEPESDEARWARLLQFSLVGFLVCAVFLSRSFVPTLYLLLGLCYACWHCAVKASLARDWEAPIEDGAPGPTLLAEAPVRWVGLTVAALPASILVLYAVVRLQHMGGG, from the coding sequence ATGTTCGCGCTCTACCTGATCATGCTGGTGCTGGTGCTGCTGAAGCCGGTCGAGGCCTTCGCGCCGGAACTGGCCGGCCTGCGGATCGCGATGGTGCTCTCGCTGCTGGTGTTCGCGCTGGCCCTCGGCTCGGCCATGCGCACGGGGGAAATGGCGATCCGGGGGCGCCACGTGCTGGTGCTCAGCGGGCTCACCGCGTCGGTGGTGATGTCGCAGGTGGCGCAGGGCTGGCTGGGCGGCGCCAGCCAGGCGTTCACCGACTTCATGCCCTCGGTGTTGCTGTTCCTCACCACGGTGATGGTGGTCACCACGATGTCGCGGCTCAAGGCGACCTGCACGCTGATCGTGCTGTGCATGGTGGCGCTGTCGATTGCCGGCATCGCCGCCTACCACTGGGGCTTCATGGTCCAGGACCTGGTGATCCGCGAAGGCAGCAGCAGCGCGGTTGACCATCTTGCCGTCTACGACGGCACGCTTGCCCCCGCGCACGACAGGACCGGAACCAGCCTGTGGCGCATTCGCAGCTGGGGATTCCTCAGTGATCCCAACGACCTCGCGCAGATGATCGTGGTCGCCCTGACCGTGATGTTCGGGGCGCGCATGGACGGGCAGGGCGTGCGCAACCTGCTGCGGATCTGGCTGCCGGCGGCGATCCTGGTGTACGCGCTGTGGCTGACGCGTTCGCGCGGCGGCATGCTCGGACTCGGCGTGGTCCTGGCTTACGCCATGCTGCAGCGGACGGGCCCGGTGCGCGCAGGCATCGTGGCCAGCCTGTTCGCGCTCGCGGCGATCGCCACCGGCGCCACCGGTGGCCGCGGCTATTCGGCGGACGAGGCTTCGGCCGGCGGGCGCATCGACGCCTGGAGCGAAGGTTTGACGATGCTGGGCCACAACCCTGTGTTCGGCGTCGGCTACGGCAACTTCACCCAGCACCACGCGTACACCGCGCACAACTCCTTTGTCCTGGCGTTCTCCGAACTCGGCCTGGTCGGCTACATGTTCTGGCTGGCGCTGCTGGTGCTGGCCTTCCGCGAGCTTGCGGTGGCCAGGCGGATGAGCGAGCCGGAAAGCGACGAGGCGCGCTGGGCGCGGCTGCTGCAGTTCTCGCTGGTCGGTTTCCTGGTGTGCGCGGTGTTCCTGTCGCGCAGCTTCGTGCCGACGCTGTATCTCCTCCTGGGGCTCTGCTACGCCTGCTGGCACTGCGCGGTGAAGGCCTCGCTCGCGCGCGACTGGGAGGCCCCGATCGAGGACGGCGCACCCGGGCCCACCCTCCTGGCCGAGGCACCGGTGCGCTGGGTCGGGCTCACGGTCGCGGCGCTTCCGGCCAGCATCCTGGTGCTGTATGCGGTGGTGCGCCTGCAGCACATGGGCGGAGGATGA
- a CDS encoding glycosyltransferase codes for MIAQRPRIALVTPNLPVPHDLARGRYIHATAIELSKLAEVRVFLPQVRYPRLPAALGPRTFVHGLVADDYRLPGIDLQAYSYPAVPGLSRVGNGVVGATALAPRLRAFMPDLVLAYWVYPDGDAAVRAARAIGVPCIVGGRGSDVHQRSGLLRWLTRRTLAKADSVLTVSQAMRRAVIDAYGIAPARVGCIVNGIDTAVFQPADRSSARAALGIRPDARLVAYVGRMVEAKGLRELIEAFTALAAADRQVELVLVGHGVMQAELRALAAATGLGERIHFPGGMEPPDVARWLAACNVLALPSWSEGYPNVLVEAIASGRPVVASDVGGAAEIVDAGNGLLVPARDAPAFAAALAAALDREWDAAAMSRAMSRGWDQVAAETLAACRQVLGAAAVGAVACTSVPETGGG; via the coding sequence TTGATCGCGCAGCGGCCGCGCATCGCGCTGGTGACCCCCAACCTTCCCGTGCCGCACGACCTGGCCCGCGGTCGCTACATCCACGCCACGGCCATCGAGCTCTCGAAGCTGGCCGAGGTCCGGGTGTTCCTCCCACAGGTCCGCTACCCGCGCCTGCCCGCAGCCCTGGGCCCCCGCACATTCGTGCACGGGCTGGTCGCGGACGACTACCGGCTGCCGGGAATCGACCTGCAGGCCTATTCCTATCCCGCGGTGCCGGGCCTCTCGCGCGTGGGCAATGGCGTCGTCGGCGCGACGGCGCTGGCGCCGCGACTGCGTGCCTTCATGCCCGACCTGGTCCTCGCCTATTGGGTCTACCCCGACGGCGATGCGGCCGTGCGCGCAGCGCGTGCGATCGGCGTGCCCTGCATCGTCGGTGGGCGCGGATCCGACGTGCACCAGCGAAGCGGGCTCCTCCGATGGCTCACGCGCCGCACCCTGGCCAAGGCGGACTCCGTGCTGACCGTCAGCCAGGCCATGCGCCGCGCGGTGATCGACGCCTACGGCATCGCCCCTGCGCGCGTCGGCTGCATCGTCAACGGCATCGACACGGCAGTATTCCAGCCGGCGGACCGCAGCAGCGCACGGGCGGCGCTCGGCATCCGCCCGGACGCGCGGCTGGTGGCCTACGTCGGGCGGATGGTCGAAGCCAAGGGGCTTCGCGAGCTGATCGAGGCGTTCACCGCGCTTGCGGCCGCCGACCGGCAGGTGGAACTGGTGCTGGTCGGCCACGGCGTCATGCAAGCGGAGCTCCGTGCGCTGGCCGCTGCGACGGGACTGGGCGAGCGGATCCATTTCCCCGGCGGGATGGAGCCGCCCGACGTCGCCCGCTGGCTCGCGGCCTGCAACGTGCTGGCACTCCCGAGCTGGTCCGAGGGCTACCCCAACGTGCTGGTGGAAGCGATCGCCAGCGGGCGCCCGGTGGTGGCGAGCGACGTGGGCGGTGCGGCCGAGATCGTCGATGCCGGGAACGGTCTGCTGGTGCCGGCGCGCGACGCGCCGGCCTTCGCTGCAGCGCTTGCCGCGGCCCTGGACCGCGAGTGGGACGCGGCGGCGATGTCGCGCGCGATGTCGCGCGGCTGGGACCAGGTGGCGGCCGAGACGCTTGCCGCCTGCAGACAGGTCCTGGGGGCGGCCGCGGTGGGCGCCGTTGCCTGCACGTCGGTACCGGAGACCGGTGGTGGCTGA
- a CDS encoding acyl carrier protein: MDFRHTVKPFILDNFLFTSDGSALDDRASLIRGGIVDSTGVLELIEFLEETYGIRVAAEEMVPANFDSVDTICAFLSRKLAA, from the coding sequence ATGGATTTCAGGCACACGGTCAAGCCCTTCATCCTCGACAATTTTCTCTTCACCAGCGACGGCTCCGCGCTTGACGACCGCGCGTCGCTGATCCGCGGCGGCATCGTCGACTCCACCGGCGTGCTGGAGCTGATCGAGTTCCTGGAGGAGACCTACGGCATCCGCGTCGCCGCCGAGGAAATGGTTCCGGCCAACTTCGACTCGGTCGACACCATCTGCGCCTTCCTCTCGCGCAAGCTCGCGGCCTGA
- a CDS encoding AMP-binding protein — protein MRPLALRLLDTAASTPDAVAIVDGARRTTYGALVARARRFACLLRARGLGQGERVALVLANGVDAAAAWYGCWLAGCIVVPLGPQSTAAELSACFRHCTPSLVLHGLEQADAVTAAMAEVPAAIAMVCEEDADPAWTSAEAGAQPQPWPQAAILYTSGTTGAPKGVTLGHANFAANVDAIVAYLELRPSDRTVLVLPFHYAYGASVLHTHLAVGASVVLEPNLVFPHAVVDTIERTRATGFSGVPSTFTLLLERGVLAGRCLDSLRYLTQAGGAMTAATADRLRAQLPGARLFLMYGQTEATARLTYVPPERLDDKRGSVGRPLRGVAIEVRDEAGNVQPAGAVGEVWARGPNVMTGYWNDPAATALVLRDGWLRTGDVGHLDADGYLHLRGRRSDIIKSGAHRVHPLEVEEALLELSWVREAAVAGVDDALLGQVVKAWLVVDGAREANAVRAHCRVRLAPHKVPRQVEFVDSLPRTASGKLRRAALVAAPTVALETP, from the coding sequence ATGCGCCCGCTGGCCCTCCGCCTGCTCGATACCGCCGCGTCGACGCCCGACGCGGTGGCGATCGTCGACGGCGCGCGCCGCACCACCTATGGCGCACTGGTGGCGCGCGCGCGCAGGTTCGCCTGCCTGTTGCGCGCGCGCGGGCTCGGACAGGGCGAGCGCGTGGCCCTGGTCCTGGCCAACGGCGTGGACGCGGCGGCGGCCTGGTATGGCTGCTGGCTGGCGGGCTGCATCGTGGTTCCGCTCGGCCCGCAGTCGACGGCGGCGGAACTGTCGGCCTGTTTCAGGCACTGCACGCCCTCGCTGGTACTGCACGGACTTGAACAGGCCGATGCGGTCACGGCCGCGATGGCCGAGGTGCCGGCGGCCATCGCCATGGTCTGCGAGGAGGACGCCGATCCCGCCTGGACCTCGGCGGAAGCCGGCGCGCAGCCGCAGCCGTGGCCGCAGGCCGCCATCCTGTACACCTCGGGCACCACCGGGGCTCCGAAGGGAGTGACCCTCGGGCACGCGAACTTCGCCGCCAACGTCGATGCCATCGTCGCCTACCTGGAGCTGCGACCCTCCGACCGCACGGTGCTGGTGCTGCCTTTCCACTACGCCTACGGCGCCTCGGTGCTGCACACCCACCTGGCGGTGGGCGCCAGCGTGGTGCTGGAGCCCAACCTGGTGTTCCCGCACGCCGTGGTGGACACCATCGAACGCACCCGCGCGACAGGCTTCTCGGGCGTGCCGTCGACCTTCACCCTGCTGCTCGAGCGCGGCGTGCTCGCGGGCCGCTGCCTCGACAGCCTGCGCTATCTCACCCAGGCTGGCGGAGCGATGACCGCGGCCACCGCCGACCGGCTGCGCGCGCAGCTGCCGGGCGCGCGGCTGTTCCTCATGTACGGGCAGACCGAGGCCACCGCGCGTCTCACCTACGTGCCGCCGGAGCGCCTGGACGACAAGCGCGGCTCCGTCGGGCGTCCGCTGCGCGGCGTGGCCATCGAGGTGCGCGACGAAGCCGGGAACGTGCAGCCCGCGGGTGCCGTCGGCGAAGTCTGGGCGCGCGGTCCCAACGTCATGACCGGCTACTGGAACGATCCCGCGGCCACCGCGCTGGTGCTGCGCGATGGCTGGCTGCGCACCGGCGACGTCGGCCACCTGGACGCGGACGGCTATCTGCACCTGCGCGGCCGCCGCAGCGACATCATCAAGAGCGGCGCGCACCGCGTGCATCCGCTGGAAGTCGAGGAAGCGCTGCTCGAACTGTCGTGGGTGCGCGAGGCGGCCGTTGCAGGCGTCGACGACGCCCTGCTCGGCCAGGTGGTCAAGGCCTGGCTGGTGGTCGACGGCGCGCGCGAGGCCAATGCCGTGCGCGCCCACTGCCGCGTCCGCCTCGCGCCGCACAAGGTGCCGCGCCAGGTCGAATTCGTCGATTCCCTCCCCCGGACCGCGTCCGGGAAGCTCCGCCGCGCCGCCCTGGTCGCGGCTCCCACAGTCGCCCTGGAGACACCGTGA
- the nadE gene encoding NAD(+) synthase encodes MIRSESATFDRSVLDLDLEAEADRIAAGLRETTAHVLHRRGLVVAISGGIDSSCCAALAVRALGAGRVLGLVLPERDSSDDSAARAHALATHLGIDVIEFDIAPALEAIGCYAARDAAVREALPAYADGWSFKIVISGGTRGQFNTFGLVARDPDGGMHERRLGRAEYLQIVAATNYKQRIRKTIEYFHADRLNYAVVGTPNRLEYDQGFFVKNGDGSADVKPIAHLYKTQVYAMARHLGLPARICAAVPTTDTYSLEQGQDEFYFALPYAEMDLALWSVEQGRPAADLARALGLDEDQAAAVQADIGNKRRTTRYLHERPVLLHAQPLREEIPA; translated from the coding sequence GTGATCCGATCCGAATCCGCGACCTTCGACCGCAGCGTCCTCGATCTCGACCTCGAGGCCGAGGCCGACCGGATCGCCGCCGGCCTGCGCGAAACCACCGCGCACGTGCTGCACCGCCGTGGCCTGGTGGTCGCGATCTCCGGCGGCATCGATTCCTCCTGCTGCGCGGCGCTGGCAGTGCGCGCGCTCGGCGCCGGGCGGGTGCTCGGGCTGGTGCTGCCCGAGCGCGACTCCTCGGACGACAGCGCCGCGCGCGCGCATGCGCTCGCCACCCACCTCGGCATCGACGTGATCGAATTCGACATCGCGCCGGCGCTCGAGGCGATCGGCTGCTATGCCGCGCGCGACGCCGCCGTGCGTGAGGCGCTGCCAGCCTACGCCGACGGCTGGTCGTTCAAGATCGTCATCAGCGGCGGCACGCGGGGGCAGTTCAACACCTTCGGACTGGTGGCCCGTGATCCCGACGGCGGCATGCACGAGCGCAGGCTGGGCCGCGCCGAGTACCTGCAGATCGTCGCCGCCACCAACTACAAGCAGCGCATCCGCAAGACCATCGAGTACTTCCACGCCGACCGCCTGAACTACGCGGTGGTCGGCACGCCCAACCGGCTGGAGTACGACCAGGGCTTCTTCGTCAAGAACGGCGACGGCTCGGCCGACGTCAAGCCGATCGCCCACCTGTACAAGACCCAGGTCTACGCCATGGCGCGGCACCTGGGCCTGCCGGCGCGCATCTGCGCGGCGGTGCCGACAACCGACACCTACAGCCTCGAGCAGGGCCAGGACGAGTTCTACTTCGCGCTGCCCTATGCCGAGATGGACCTCGCGCTGTGGTCGGTCGAGCAGGGCCGGCCGGCCGCGGACCTGGCGCGCGCGCTCGGGCTGGACGAGGACCAGGCCGCCGCGGTGCAGGCCGACATCGGCAACAAGCGGCGCACCACCCGCTACCTGCACGAGCGTCCCGTTCTGCTGCACGCGCAGCCGCTGCGGGAGGAGATCCCGGCTTGA